ACGAAGATCTAAATGCTTATTTCCCGTTAAATTATATGAAACATTTTATCCCAGGGAACACGCCAAATCGGCGTGGCTGGATTTTTAATTTACCAATTAAAAATCCAGTCACTTAATTATTATGTTCTCTTTTCATCCATGAGATGATTGAATAACCGATTTAATGGGTGCGACTtgatcttacactgaaaaaaaaagcttgCCGGTTCCAAAGTCTTTGTAATTGCCctaacgattttggtattgattcccacCCAAAGATGTcgagaattgaagtaaagatACCTTTAGGACAAATTCTCTTTtagatttgagttttgcgtacctgACACTAGGAaacgaattttaatttattgttttattcttcatgtgctctttaaatacaacttaaatttccaaattcagactcgacttcagaattattaaagccaagttgactttagtcaatatttttttcatggaAGGAAACTCATTTTtacgtcgaatcacttaactataaggacaaaacgacgacTTAAAAAGTTGgtcaacttttggacaaggaaaaaacttaatatcaaagaaatgcgtcttctacgctaagcaaaattcaatttcggATTTTGAGGACAAGAAATCTATgcctttttcagtgtaagacgTTTGTTTTCATTATGAAAACAAGCATTTTCAACAATAGAGTTAACGTTCTCcaatatttcaactaaaacTTCTACTTCTATTCGATGAAAGCATTCGAACCTCTGTCTATCCGACCGAGTTAACGCTTActttataatttcatttctcatTTCGTGGCCCTTAGAGCTCACTTTCATCATTTCCGCCATCTGTATGTATTGGACAAACTACGTTAGCTAGAAAACTATGATTACACAAAGTTCACTCAGATTCCAAAAATTGTTTGTCAGAATATAACTATAATGTCGTCCTTTATAATGTGCAGTATAACATACTATATGAGGAAATTATAAAGCAATAGCCGGGTATGGAAAGCAAATAAAAGTGAAAAGCAATACAATATGGATAACAAGAATGATAACAAGAATGATGACTTAATTGTGTATTCTGTGCTATTTACTACTACGTACCTTGTCGTGTAACCGAGTCGATCGATACAATCTGGTTCTCTGGTATGTATTCTTGAATTGTTTCTGTAATGGTGAGGTGATAAACgtaagaaagagagagagaaataATTACTTAGTTATGTTTCGTCACAGGAGATTTTTCTAAAACACAGAAAATACATGATATATGCATACAAAGATATACATTAATTACAAacgattaaaataaaaagtaactaatagaatgaaatttaattatgttggatttatatatgtatatgtagtaCAGAAAGAGAATACGATATAGTATTCCGTTATAATTCTTTTGAATATCCAAAGACATTTTATGTGTATTTTATTGTATAGCAAACTAGCTGTGGGGAGAAGGTATATTAGTAGGATAGTTCTAGTTAGTAACAAACCGCGCATTGAATGTGTGTGATGTTAATAGATGTGTGGTTAGTAAAATATGAACGTAACGCAACGCAACACTTTACGAACGGGACACTTGCGAGTGGTGGAGAGACTCTGATGCAAtgtgttaattaattttgtttttggtgagAGGAGTGGGgaagttggatttttttttcgttgttgaTTACTTACAAATTTGTTTGATGTGTATTTGATTGATTGGGCaaatgattttaaatttgaactttTGGAAATAGTAGATGTTGCATAATGCTTTATTTGCTGCCTCTAGCGGCGGACTCATCAGATTCTACATATTCAATGTCTGTATGAGCTTCACGGAGCATACCCTTGATTTGTAATTTCTCAACATCAACATTGAAACTGTTTTGACACTTTTCGTGCACGGTTGTGCATGCGCCATTGAGCATCTCAGTCAACTCACTGGAGAGACAAGTGGAGGGCAATTCTCgtgcacaaaagtcttcattgtcGGAAGGTAATTGTACATCTTCAGTgtctgtttgttgttgttgatgaatGTTGCATACTTGCTGGACAATAGTTTTCTTTATGTGTATTGACCTGGATGGTACTGAAGGATGTGTTTCCATGGCTGTCACAATATTGGAACTGCTATTGTCATAGTCTttcaaatttgaagaatttctaTTAATCTGTGGAAAATCGGTTTCAGAAGTGGATGACAGATCATCGGTTGTGAGATCTTCAACATCGGTTGCTTTGTCAATTTGAGTGGGCGAATTATTATCACTGAGATTAGGTATTGGTTGAGGCTTCAAATCAGAAGGCAAATCAGCTTCAGAAAGATCCATTTCTTCAACGTCAGTGTTGCCATCCTCGGTTGGCTTGGGAAGATCTAAATATTTGACTTTGTTCTTTCCGATGGTGCgagatttttgtttctttttgcgTGTGTTAGTACCATCCACATAGAATTCTTCAACGTCTGTTACCGATTCCGTGTTGGATTGGATCTCGAGCCGTTTGCTTAATTGGGGTTTCATTTGTTCATTCGACACCGTTATATCAGACTCCATCAAATCATTGGATGATGGAAGAGGTGCTTCTGCGACGGACAAATCTGCTAGATCATCGCCCTCAACAAACGAATATTCCTCACAATCTGTAACACATTCCTCCATGGAACAAGTACTGATTCCAAACTTGTGTTGTTGATCCATAGGCATGACACTGGTAATTGTATCACCGTATTTGTTCTCCTGTAACAGCACCACTTCTCGTTGTGGTTGAGGTAAATTCTTTAAATCAACCGTAAATTGATTTGGGGGTCCAGATGTTTCGAAACTTCCTATTTCATCGCACGATATATCTTCGCAATCAGTTTGACTATCACCATTATTGTCTGGTGTCAAGATAACCGCTTGGGGTATTGGCTTGTCATCGTCATCAAAACTATCATCGTCCTCGTCTAGATTTTCGATATCGGTTAGAACTTCTTCTTTTTCCCGCTGCACGGCCAAGAACACTCCATGACTAGTCCGATTGGAAACAGATACACGTGTTAACTTCTCTTTCGTACTCTTTATTGTTTCCAAAGGagctatgaatttaacatttAGAGGGGCAGCGGATGAAAGACTCAGCGGATCATCATCAGATGCCTTATCATCCAGGTGTGTAGACTCCGAGTCGGAAATTGGAATGTTACAAATTTCCTCGTCTCCCGAAATTTCCAAAAGTTCATCTTCAGATAAAACTTGTCCCGGCAGTGCGCATGCTCCTGTTGCATCGGAAACTAGATCGCTAATGTTACTCGCAATTGAGACATCTTCGTTGCTGTCATCAATACTATAAGGTGTACCCGAAGCGTCGACTATATTCATTTCTCCATGTTCAACGAACTCCTCATTCAAGTCAACACACACCGATTTGACCACATCGATTTCAACCTCCGAATCGGTATTGTAGTCTTCACAATCAGTTAAGTAATCATTAGCGTTATTAAGATTCTGGGCTTTTAAAAAGTTGCCGGATCGTCTCTCAACTCTTTCGTTCGTGCCATTGGTTACGGTTTGATGGCCCTGTATGCCTTGCGTTAAGAACTCTTCCAGTGAAAGCTTTATCTCTGGAAATACACCCACATCAAATTCCGAATCCGAGGCTTCATAATCTTCAACATCGGTTAGATCGTTGTTAGTTTGTGTTCGACCATTTATTGAAGCCCTTCGCGATGAAGCATTTGATACATCGGCCTGACTATCGAAATCCTCCACGTCCGTTAAGTTCCCCAATCTCTTAGAATAGTTCATGTCATTGTCATGAGAGTTCGATGTATCTGAATCCGAATCAGACGATGATGATGTAGAATGATGATGAGATGTAATTGATATCGTTGGTACATTCGTGGACATAGTgaatctcttgaaaatttttaaaattgctgTGTTTTAGTGTGAATATGTGTTTCTGTGtgtgttttggaaaaaaatcaagcATTAAAAACTTATTATTGATTGTAGtaggtaaaaaaataattagagtATGGGAGACGTAGCTTTCGTCTatccctacccgattgaaattctaTATAACCAATGTGTTTCATAGCAATCATAAAAGAACCCATTTCAAAGAAAACTCTTAGTTTTAAGAAGTTCTATATGTATCAATTTCCCCTTAGTTAAATGAAAGTATACTACAATATTTTACCAATACTTACGCAAATAaaactatcgattttttttctttctaaacGAAAAAAGTgcaaatgattttttgtttaccttttttggTACTTTCATCTAAGCCAGTTGACAGTGGACTTCCCGAAGCTGATGCCAGCAAGTCAGCGGCCTCAAATTGCCTTTGTATAGTGGGATCCAACGAAAAACCACCGGCTTGTTGTCTTCTTAAGGTTTCCTCAATTAAGGCAAATGGACTTCTAGTTGGTTTTGGCGAACCCGGACTAGCCATGCATAGACGATCTTGGTCGGAACTGAATATGGGTAGGGCGACAGAGTCAGATAAACTCGAATCGGTGGTATCAATAAAGCTCACGTCGTGCTCGTAAACACATCTCTGCTCCACAGATTGTGGTCGCATCATACTCATGTAGTCTACATCAGGCTGGCGGTATATTACTTCGAGTGGCTTATCGGGACCGCATGTCTTAGTAAATACTTCACTGGTCAATATTTTGCGACTTCCGGCCGATGAGCTGGAACTTTTAGTGCTATCATTTGATTGTAGCGAACGTGCATTGCTTTCGGAGTCGTTATCATCATTTACCAAGACAGTACTAACTAAGGTGGTTGCAATCGGTTCTCGATGCAACCTGACGGTGGAAACTCTGGTGGTGGTAGCTTGAGCTACAGATTTTTTCTCAGCCAGTCTTGTATTTAAAAGCTCTTTTTCACTTTTATTTGCACTTTGATTGTCTCTTCTAGTAGTCTTAGTTACAGTGGTTGGAACTTTTTTGGTATGCATTACCTTCGTAGGAGGCACAGGTGGTGAGTTTTTACTTGTGCTGGACTGGTTTACTGTATTTTTTAACTTCTTCTGAACCTTAACATCTGCAGTTTTGCTTGTTTTCTCCTTGAGCTCGTTTAACTTTTTTACTTTTCCGCTCTACCCTTGACGCAAGTCGTTTGAGGAAGGGGCTTTGGTTGTTGTTTTTACTCTTTTGTTATCTTCAGAAGGTGAAGTTTTTGAAGTACCCGCCCTTACGGGTACATTAGAGAACGTACTTTTCGTTGCCCTCCTAGGTATTGTTTCGCTTTCCTTTAATCGATTGGTGTCTTCTGTGgacttaattttttgttttgatgtgAGAGATTTTTTCTCCGAGCTCAATTTTTCATTTGACACCTGTTTAACGTATTTAACGGAGGATTTTAAAATGGCCGAGGAGATGCTTACTTGCTCTAGTTTTTCAGAGCTTTTTATTGATTTGCTCTTACTCTTTTGTGAGGATACTGCTGGTTTGATTATATTTGAGGAATTATTTTTCTCATCTCTAGGCTTAGAGATTGTGCTTTGAATTGACTCCTTACTTGAGCTATATCTACTGGACTGAAAGTAAACTCTATCAGATTTAGATTTCATGCGAGAAATTGTTTTTGGCGATGGAGTTTCTGCTGATGACTTTGTATTGGATTTGTCATCCAAACTAATGTTGCTTTCAGTTCGATTAAGATTTGCATATCTTCTGTTATGAGCTATAGTGGGCTGCATATAGTGGTGCTTTGATGTCGATGGAATGGGTGTTTTTAGGCGTCTTCTTTGCGAATCATCATTGGGAGTTGAACTTCTGGAACTTATGGTCTCGGTAGTCTTCTTGCTGGCAATTGATGTCGTTTGTGTTTTTCTAGTGCTTGCATATACACTAGTTACAGATGCATAGTTCGATTTAGGATGATTTGGCGGCGGGCTGAATGTGCGTAACGTTTGGTTCTGTGGAACTCTAGTAATGTCTGTTCTAATACGTGGCCTTGGAGTTGTGCTTCGACTGTTGGAATCAATCGAATCAGTAAAGGAGTGCTTAGGTTGCGGACTTAATGTTCTCTCTAACCTAATTTGATTGTTCAGAGCGGACATACTGGTAACATCTGTAATAACTCTTTCCTGAGTTTTAGTGGAAGTTTTGCTTTCTCTGacagtttttatttgtatttgtggTTGGATCCTATCGTTGGCGAGTTTTTTTGTGGGTCTTTTAGCACGCTGTTTTGTATTAGTATTAGTCGTATTAGAGGAGCCAACTTTTAATTTAGTCGATCTAGACTCTTGAGATGCTAATTTCACGTGTATCTTACTAGTTTGCCTAATTTCTACGTCAGATTTTTTTGTTGTCTTGGAGATAATATCTTTCCTATTCATACGTAACGTAGGTGAATGAGTTTTAACATTGCTATTTTCTTGTAAGTTAACGAAATATGCAActgcacgaaaatcggtagatgGTTTGTCTTCTAATGGGGAAAGTTCCATTGTGTCAGTTTTCAAAGACGGAGACCCcacaacattttcatttttgacAACGTGTAGAATTTCTTCCCTATTTTCAGGATAAGATTCACGATCAGAAATAGAGTGTTTAATATCTGACTGTTTAAAAGCAGTCTCATTACTATCGGTTTTCAGTTCCCTTGGCACAAAATAAACCTCGTGGATCTGATCCGAAGGTTTACTCTCAGATGTCATTTTACCTTTAACTTCAGAAAGTTCGGACGAGAGTAGTTTTTGTCCGTCAGAAAGTTGGCTATCAGAAATGAGTGAAGGCTTCAAACTGCATAAGTCCTCTATTTCTGTCCTCGCGTCAAATGGCGACTCAGGCGTCAACGCTTGTTTGTCCGACAGTGTCGAGTCAGAGGTTATAGGTGCGGATGGTTCGTGTCTCTGAAAAGATTTGGCGTCAGAAATATCAGAAGGAACCAAATGGAATGTAACTGTGGAGGGAGATATTTTTCTATCTCCCGGACTACCCTCCATATAAGATTCATCACGGAATGCCAACAATGTCTTTGGATCAAGGGGTGATCTAGTCACTTTTTGTTCGTCAGAAATCTCCTCTGTTGGTTTAAGTGTTGTTGGTTCTTGTTTGTCTGAAGGTTTGTGCTCGAAAATATTCTCATCAGAAATTTCACCCGGTTTTTCTGAAACAGGTTCAAATGATTTTATATCCAAAGATTGTGCCTGTTTCGAAGGAGATTTGTCTGGAGTTTTGCTAGGTGAAATATCAGTGGGATTTAGGGGCAATAGATTCGAGGGAGAAGATTTTTTGTGATCTCTTGGAAGTATAGAAGATCGTATATCAGAGGGAACCGAATGGAATGTATCAGTCGAGGGAGATATTTTTTTGTCCGTGGGACTCTCCTCCACGTCAGATTCGTCAGAGGATACCAACACTTCTTGTTTTTTGAGATCAAGTAGCGCACTAGTGGGCTTCAAAGGAATCTGTTGGTGTTCGTCAAAAGTATCCTCTATTGGTTTACATGATTCTTGCTTGTCTACGGGTTTTAATGGAGTCAGTTGTTCTTCGTCAGAAGTATCCTCTGTTGGTTTCCGTATTGCTGGTTCTTGTTTGTCTGTGGACTTCAGTGGAGTCTGTTGTTGTACGTCAGAAGTGTCCTCTGTTGGTTTAAGTGTTGTCGGTTCTTGTTTATCTGTAGGTTTGCTGTCAAATATACTCTCATCAGAAATTTCTCTCTCTTTCTGTGAATCAGGTTCAAATGGTTTTATATCCAAAGATTCTGCCTGTTTCAAAGGAGATTTGTCTTTTTGGTCAGAAGTTTTGCTAAATGAAATATCAATTGCTTTTAGGGACAATGAATGTGAGGGagaagattttttggtatctatTGGAAGTGCTCCGCTATCTTCTTCCTCCGATTCATCAGAGTATTCCTTCCTTTCTGGTGTCTTTGAATCAAACGCTGACTTCGGTGACAATTGTTCGAAGTCAGAGGTATTATCTGACATTTTAGGTTCGGTTGGTTCGTGTTTTTCAGCAGATCGTATATCAGATGGAACCAAATGGAATGTGCCCGTGGAGGGcgatatttttttgttcatggaattatCCTCCACGTCAGATTCGTCAGAGTATACCAACATTTCTGGTTTTTGTGGATCATGTGGAGCCCTAGTGGGTTTTAATGGAGTCAGTTGTTGTTCTTCGGAAGTGTCCTCTATTGGTTTATGTGTTGGTGGTTCTTGTTTGTCTGTGTCCTTTGGTGGAGTCAGTTGTTGTACGTCAGAAGTGTCCTCTGTTGGTTTAAGTGTTGTCGGTTCTTGTTTATCTGTAGGTTTGCTGTCAAATATACTCTCATCAGAAATTTCTCTCTGTTTCTGTGAATCAGGTTCAAATGGTTTTATATTCGAAGATTCTGCCTGTTTCAAAGGAGATTTGTCTTGTTGGTCAGAAGTTTTGCTAAATGAAAAATCAGTGGGTTTTAGAGACAATGGATGAGAGGGAGAAGATTTTATTGTATCCATTTGAAGTGCTCCGCTATCTTCTTCGTCCGACTCAACAGAGTATTGCTTCATTTCTGGTGTCTCTGAATCCAACGGGGACTTCACTGGCAACGTTTGTTTGTCCAATGGTTTGAAGTCAGAGGTCTCGTCTGATCGTATATCAGATTGAACCGAATGGAATATGTCAGTGGAGGGCGAAATTTTTTTGTCCGCGGGACTATCCTCCACTTCAGATTCGTCAGAGTATACCAACATATCTCGTTTTTGTGGATCACGTGGAGATAGTGGTGCACTAATGGGCTTCAATGGAGCCAATTGTTGCGCGACAGAAGTGTCCTCTATTGATTTACGTGTTGATGGTTCTTGCTTGTCTGTGGGATTCAGTGGAGTCAGTTGTTGTACGTCAGAAATGTCCTCTGTTGGTTTAAGTAttatcggtttttgtttatctgAAGGTTTGCTGTCAAATATATTCTCATCAGAAATTTCACTCTGTTTCTGTGAATCAGGTTCAAATGGTTTTATATCCAAAGATTCTGCCTGTTTCAAAGGAGATTTGTCTTGTTGGTTAGAAGTTTTGCTAAATGAAATATCAGTGGGTTTTAGAGGCAATGGGTGAGAGGGagaagattttttggtatctatTGGAAGTGCTCCGCTATCTTCTTCCTCCGATTCATCAGAGCATTCCTTCATTTCTGGTGTCTTTGAATCAAACGCTGACTTCGGTGACAATTGTTTGAGGTCAGAGGTATCATCTGATGTTTTAGGTTCGGTTGGTTCGTGTTTTTCAGCAGATCGTATATCAGATGGAACCAGATGGCATGTGTCCGTGGAGGGcgatatttttttgttcatggaattatCCTCCACGTCAGATTCGTGAGAGTATACCAACATTTCTGGTTTTTGTGGATCATGTGGAGCCCTAGTGGGTTTCAGTGGAGTCAGTTGGTCTTCGTCAGAAGTGTCCTCTGTTGGTATCCGTATTGGTGGTTCTTGTTTGTCTGTGGGCTTCAGTGGAGTCAGTTGTTGTACGTCAGAAGTGTCCTCTGTTGGTTTAAGTGTTGTCGGTTCTTTTTTATCTGTAGGTTTGCTGTCAACTATACTCTCATCAGAAATTTCTCTCTGTTTCTGTGAATCAGGTTCAAATGGTTTTATATTCGAAGATTCTGCCTGTTTCAAAGGAGATTTGTCTTGTTGGTCAGAAGTTTTGCTAAATGAAAAATCAGTGGGTTTTAGAGACAATGGATGAGAGGGAGAAGATTTTATTGTATCCATTTGAAGTGCTCCGCTATCTTCTTCGTCCGACTCAACAGAGTATTGCTTCATTTCTGGTGTCTTTGAATCCAACGGGGACTTCACTGGCAACGTTTGTTTGTCCAATGGTTTGAAGTCAGAGGTCTCGTCTGATCGTATATCAGATTGAACCGAATGGAATATGTCAGTGGAGGGCGAAATTTTTTTGTCCGCGGGACTATCCTCCACTTCAGATTCGTCAGAGTTTACCAACATATCTCGTTTTTGTGGATCACGTGGAGATCGTGGTGCACTAATGGGCTTCAATGGAGCCAATTGTTGCGCAACAGAAGTGTCTTCTATTGGTTTACGTGTTGGTGGTTCTTGCTTGTCTGTGGGCTTCAGTGGAGTCAGTTTTTGTACGTCAGAACTGTCCTTTGCTGGTTTAAGTGTTGTTGGTTCTGGTTTATCTGATGGTTTGCTGTCAAATATATGCTCATCAGAAATTTCACTCTGTTTCTGTGAATCAGGTTCAAATGGTTTTATATCCAAAGATTCTGCCTGTTTCAAAGGAGATTTGTCTTGTTGGTCAGAAGTTTTGCTAAATGAAATATCAGTGGGTTTTAGAGGCAATGGGTGAGAGGGagaagattttttggtatctatTGGAAGTGCTCCGCTATCTTCTTCCTCCGATTCATCAGAGTATTCCTTCATTTCTGGTGTCTTTGAATCAAACGCTGACTTCGGTGACAATTGTTTGAAGTCAGAGGTATTATCTGACGTTTTAGGTTCGGTTGGTTCGTGTTTTTCAGCAGATCGTATATCAGATGGAACCAAATGGAATGTGTCCGTGGAGGGcgatatttttttgttcatggaattatCCTCCACGTCAGATTCGTCAGAGTATACCAACATTTCTGGTTTTTGTGGATCATGTGGAGCCCTAGTGGGTTTTAATGGAGTCAGTTGTTGTTCTTCGGAAGTGTCCTCTATTGGTTTATGTGTTGGTGGTTCTTGTTTGTCTGTGTCCTTTGGTGGAGTCAGTTGTTGTACGTCAGAAGTGTCCTCTGTTGGTTTAAGTGTTGTCGGTTCTTGTTTATCTGTAGGTTTGCTGTCAAATATTCTCTCATCAGAAATTTCTCTCTGTTTCTGTGAATCAGGTTCAAATGGTTTTATATTCGAAGATTCTGCCTGTTTCAAAGGAGATTTGTCTTGTTGGTCAGAAGTTTTGCTAAATGAAAAATCAGTGGGTTTTAGAGACAATGGATGAGAGGGAGAAGATTTTATTGTATCCATTTGAAGTGCTCCACTATCTTCTTCGTCCGACTCAACAGAGTATTGCTTCATTTCTGGTGTCTTTGAATCCAACGGGGACTTCACTGGCAACGTTTGTTTGTCCAATGGTTTGAAGTCAGAGGTCTCGTCTGATCGTATATCAGATTGAACCGAATGGAATATGTCAGTGGAGGGCGAAATTTTTTTGTCCGCGGGACTATCCTCCACTTCAGATTCGTCAGAGTATACCAACATATCTCGTTTTTGTGGATCACGTGGAGATAGTGGTGCACTAATGGGCTTCAATGGAGCCAATTGTTGCGCGACAGAAGTGTCCTCTATTGATTTACGTGTTGATGGTTCTTGCTTGTCTGTGGGCTTCAGTGGAGTCAGTTGTTGTACGTCAGAAATGTCCTCTGTTGGTATAAGTAttatcggtttttgtttatctgAAGGTTTGCTGTCAAATATATTCTCATCAGAAATTTCACTCTGTTTCTGTGAATCAGGTTCAAATGGTTTTATATCCAAAGATTCTGCCTGTTTCAAAGGAGATTTGTCTTGTTGGTCAGAAGTTTTGCTAAATGAAATATCAGTGGGTTTTAGAGGCAATGGATGAGAGGGagaagattttttggtatctatTGGAAGTGCTCCGCTATCTTCTTCCTCCGATTCAATAGAGTATTCCTTCATTTCTGGTGTCTTTGAATCAAACGCTGACTTCGGTGACAATTGTTTGAGGTCAGAGGTATCATCTGATGTTTTAGGTTCGGTTGGTTCGTGTTTTTCAGCAGATCGTATATCAGATGGAACCAGATGGAATATGTCCGTGGAGGGcgatatttttttgttcatggaattatCCTCCACGTCAGATTCGTCAGAGTATACCAACATTTCTGGTTTTTGTGGATCATGTGGAGCCCTAGTGGGTTTCAATGGAGTCAGTTGGTCTTCGTCAGAAGTGTCCTCTGTTGGTTTCCGTATTGGTGGTTCTTGTTTGTCTGTGTCCTTTGGTGGAGTCAGTTGTTGTACGTCAGAAGTGTCCTCTGTTGGTTTAAGTGTTGTCGGTTCTTGTTTATCTGTAGGTTTGCTGTCAAATATACTCTCATCAGAAATTTCTCTCTGTTTCTGTGAATCAGGTTCAAATGGTTTTATATTCGAAGATTCTGCCTGTTTCAAAGGAGATTTGTCTTGTTGGTCAGAAGTTTTGCTAAATGAAAAATCAGTGGGTTTTAGAGACAATGGATGAGAGGGAGAAGATTTTATTGTATCCATTTGAAGTGCTCCGCTATCTTCTTTGTCCGAATCAACAGAGTATTGCTTCATTTCTGGTGTCTTTGAATCCAACGGGGACTTCACTGGCAACGTTTGTTTGTCCAATGGTTTGAAGTCAGAGGTCTCGTCTGATCGTATATCAGATTGAACCGAATGGAATATGTCAGTGGAGGGCGAAATTTTTTTGTCCGCGGGACTATCCTCCACTTCAGATTCGTCAGAGTATACCAACATATCTCGTTTTTGTGGATCACGTGGAGATAGTGGTGCACTAATGGGCTTCAATGGAGCCAATTGTTGCGCGACAGAAGTGTCCTCTATTGATTTACGTGTTGAAGGTTCTTGCTTGTCTGTGGGCTTCAGTGGAGTCAGTTGTTGTACGTCAGAAATGTCCTCTGTTGGTTTAAGTAttatcggtttttgtttatctgAAGGTTTGCTGTCAAATATATTCTCATCAGAAATTTCACTCTGTTTCTGTGAATCAGGTTCAAATGGTTTTATATCCAAAGATTCTGCCTGTTTCAAAGGAGATTTGTCTTGTTGGTCAGAAGTTTTGCTAAATGAAAAATCAGTGGGTTTTAGAGACAATGGATGAGAGGGagaagattttttggtatctatTGGAAGTGCTCCGCTATCTTCTTCCTCCGATTCATCAGAGTATTCCTTAATTTCTGGTGTCTTTGAATCCAACGGGGACTTCACTGGCAACGTTTGTTTGTCCAATGGTTTGAAGTCAGAGGTCTCGTCTGATCGTATATCAGATGGAACCGAATGGAATGTGTCAGTGGAGGGCGATAGTTTTTTGTCCGTGGGACTATCCTCCACTTCAGATTCGTCAGAGTATACCAACATATCTCGTTTTTGTGGATCACGTGGAGATAGTGGTGCACTAATGGGCTTCAATGGAGCCAATTGTTGCGCGACAGAAGTGTCCTCTATTGATGTACGTGTTGGTGGTTCTTGTTTGTCTGTGGGCTTCAGTGGAGTCAGTTTTTGTACGTCAGAATTGTCCTTTGCTGGTTTAAGTGTTGTTGGTTCTGGTTTATCTGATGGTTTGCTGTCAAATATATTCTCATCAGAAATTTCACTCTGTTTCTGTGAATCAGCT
This is a stretch of genomic DNA from Haematobia irritans isolate KBUSLIRL chromosome 4, ASM5000362v1, whole genome shotgun sequence. It encodes these proteins:
- the LOC142233127 gene encoding uncharacterized protein LOC142233127, yielding MSTNVPTISITSHHHSTSSSSDSDSDTSNSHDNDMNYSKRLGNLTDVEDFDSQADVSNASSRRASINGRTQTNNDLTDVEDYEASDSEFDVGVFPEIKLSLEEFLTQGIQGHQTVTNGTNERVERRSGNFLKAQNLNNANDYLTDCEDYNTDSEVEIDVVKSVCVDLNEEFVEHGEMNIVDASGTPYSIDDSNEDVSIASNISDLVSDATGACALPGQVLSEDELLEISGDEEICNIPISDSESTHLDDKASDDDPLSLSSAAPLNVKFIAPLETIKSTKEKLTRVSVSNRTSHGVFLAVQREKEEVLTDIENLDEDDDSFDDDDKPIPQAVILTPDNNGDSQTDCEDISCDEIGSFETSGPPNQFTVDLKNLPQPQREVVLLQENKYGDTITSVMPMDQQHKFGISTCSMEECVTDCEEYSFVEGDDLADLSVAEAPLPSSNDLMESDITVSNEQMKPQLSKRLEIQSNTESVTDVEEFYVDGTNTRKKKQKSRTIGKNKVKYLDLPKPTEDGNTDVEEMDLSEADLPSDLKPQPIPNLSDNNSPTQIDKATDVEDLTTDDLSSTSETDFPQINRNSSNLKDYDNSSSNIVTAMETHPSVPSRSIHIKKTIVQQVCNIHQQQQTDTEDVQLPSDNEDFCARELPSTCLSSELTEMLNGACTTVHEKCQNSFNVDVEKLQIKGMLREAHTDIEYVESDESAARGSK